The stretch of DNA TTGTGCAGGGTGTAAAGCGCGTTCATCTGCCTGCCCTCCGGCGCAGCCCGGATACGGAGATGTTCACGCCGAAGGCGACGACCATGAGCACCATGCCCAGAGCCACGCCCATGGCGAACTGGCCCTTGCCTGTTTCCAGCGCGATGGCGGTGGTGATGGTACGGGTGTGCCATTTGATGTTGCCGCCCACCATCATGGCGATGCCCACTTCTGAAACGATGCGCCCGTATGCGGCGACCGTGGCGAGCATGACGTGGTAGCGGACCTCCCACAGGGTGGCGGCAAGCTGCTGCGCTTTGTCCGCCCCCAGCGTGAGCAGAGTGAACTGGAGGCGTTTGTCGGCGTTTTCCACGGCGTTGGCCACCATGGCAATGACCACGGGCAGCCCGAGCAGCACCTGCCCGAGAGCGATTCCCTGCAGGGTGAACAGCAGGCCCATATCGCCCAGCGGGCCGTTGCGGGAGATGAGCCCGTAGACGATGAGCCCTATGAC from Desulfovibrio psychrotolerans encodes:
- a CDS encoding ABC transporter permease; this translates as MDFILDGFITAFHLLLSGNEETWSAVYATVYVSTLAILLTVLMGAPLGFLLGYCTFPGKRAVRLVVDTLLSFPTVVIGLIVYGLISRNGPLGDMGLLFTLQGIALGQVLLGLPVVIAMVANAVENADKRLQFTLLTLGADKAQQLAATLWEVRYHVMLATVAAYGRIVSEVGIAMMVGGNIKWHTRTITTAIALETGKGQFAMGVALGMVLMVVAFGVNISVSGLRRRAGR